A single genomic interval of Lathyrus oleraceus cultivar Zhongwan6 chromosome 7, CAAS_Psat_ZW6_1.0, whole genome shotgun sequence harbors:
- the LOC127104511 gene encoding uncharacterized protein LOC127104511, with the protein MAIEKATKGQDYLKTLIKEFPSSHAIKNCATSDYDGLVMSFRSSLGELVVDPISANYDARVAGDGPQACDRELANEKIVNPSVSKMNNEMTFLSDVAYLATNYLRK; encoded by the coding sequence ATGGCAATAGAGAAGGCAACAAAAGGCCAAGATTACCTTAAAACATTGATAAAGGAGTTTCCTTCTTCACACGCCATCAAAAATTGTGCAACTAGTGATTACGACGGATTGGTTATGTCGTTTAGAAGTTCATTAGGTGAGTTGGTTGTGGATCCAATTTCTGCAAACTATGATGCTAGAGTTGCTGGTGATGGACCACAAGCTTGTGATCGTGAATTGGCTAATGAGAAAATAGTTAATCCTTCTGTTTCTAAGATGAATAATGAGATGACGTTTCTTAGTGATGTTGCATATCTGGCCACAAATTATCTTCGAAAATAA
- the LOC127104512 gene encoding uncharacterized protein LOC127104512, with protein MAIEKATKGQDYLKTLIKEFPSSHAIKNCATSDYDGLVMSFRSSLGELAVDPISANYDARVAGDGPQACDRELANEKIVNPSISKMNNEMTFLSDVAYLATNYLRK; from the coding sequence ATGGCAATAGAGAAGGCAACAAAAGGCCAAGATTACCTTAAAACATTGATAAAGGAGTTTCCTTCTTCACACGCCATCAAAAATTGTGCAACTAGTGATTACGACGGATTGGTTATGTCGTTTAGAAGTTCATTAGGTGAGTTGGCTGTGGATCCAATTTCTGCAAACTATGATGCTAGAGTTGCTGGTGATGGACCACAAGCTTGTGATCGTGAATTGGCTAATGAGAAAATAGTTAATCCTTCTATTTCTAAGATGAATAATGAGATGACGTTTCTTAGTGATGTTGCATATCTGGCCACAAATTATCTTCGAAAATAA